TTTCTTACCTTAGCTATCATCCATCTTCGGTTATTTTGGGAAGGCATTAAAATGCGTTTAAAAAAACATTTATTAAATAAAATGTTAGAAAAATCTTTCCTTGGCGTCTCCTTTTTAGGAGTCGCCTTGGCAGGCTGTTCTAGTGCAGAACCGCATTTTTATGCGCTGGGACCAAAGCCGATGAAAGTTATCCAGGAGCAGAAACCTGTAGGGCCGATTAAGGTTTTCTTGCCTTTTATTCCCGCTTCTATTGAGCGGGACGTGATGGTACGGCGTGTTGGTGAATATGAAATGACCATCAATCCGCATGCCTCTTGGAGCGAACCTCTCTCTGCGCAAATTACAGGAACCTTTACAAAGGATCTTTCTCAAGCCTTGCCAAAGGAGCTGGTCTATCGTCAAAACAGCATGGTTTCTGAGAAATCGAAAATAGGGATTGATTTAACGGTTGATTCCTTTTCTTTGGACAAGGAAGGGCATGCCATTGTTGCAGGTCTAACCTCTGTGAGTGTCAATGATGATAATGGAAAGCGTGTTTTTGCAAAAACACGTCATTTTTCATGGAAATCTAAGCAATATGCAGATAAGGGCCCGCAGTTTGAAGTAGATATTCTTAGCGAAGGGCTTGCTGCATGGGCCGCTGATACCGCTTCAATTATTGAAGCTTATGGATTAGAGGGGCAAAATGCGAAAGAAGATGAGCGTCTCGAACAAAGTGAAAAAGAAGCAGATGCAGCTGAAAAAGAGGTTCGGCAGCAGCAGATGATCGCTTCGGCTAATCAGAAGCTGGCACAAGAGCAAAAGAAAATTCAGCAAAGCAAGAAAAAGAAATAAGCGATCATTCAAAACGTGAGAGAAATAATTTTTACGTAATCACAGAGAGGGCCTAACGTGACATCACCTAAAAGTTTTTCTCCCATGGATTTTGACTCTCTCGAAAAACGTTTGGAAGCGGCAGGAACGCTTTTTAAAGGGGTTGTCCCCCCCCCGGAAGGAAAGATGCTCTCAACAGAGCGCTTTTTAGCCGAGGAGCTTCCTGTTTCGCTGATTTACAATGGGGCTTTTGAGCATGGTACAATGATGCTCACACCTTTAGATTTAGAGGATTTCGCTTTAGGCATATCTTTGTCAGAGCGTATTATCAAAAAGCCAGAACAGCTTCAAAATGTTGCCGTCTCTTGCGCTGAAAAAGGTATTACGCTCAATATTCAAATTGATACGGAGCCTTTTCGCCGTTTGTTACGGGGTTCAAGCCGTGCTTCTGTGGCCGGGAGCGCTTGTGGTCTTTGCGGCAGTAAGGACGAGACTCTTTTTGATGCGTCTTTGCCGCAGATTGAATTTAATCTGAAAGATACAGGCGTTTATTCTCTCAATGTGATTGAAAAGGTCGTGGAATCGATGCGCGATTCCCAAATTTTGAATCAGAAAATTGGGATGCTCCATGCCGCAATCTGGGCAGATAAAAAGGGAAATATTCTTTACGTGCGAGAGGATATCGGCCGTCATAATGCGTTGGATAAATTAATTGGTGCTTTGAAATATGCCGGTATAGCGATGGAAGAGGGGTTTTGCTGTTTGACCAGTCGCTGTTCTTATGAAATGACGCAAAAGGCTGTATTGGCAGGAATGCATTGTCTCGTAGCGATTTCTGCACCGAGTGCTTATGCTGTCAGATTAGCACGGCAAGCTGGGCTAACGTTATTGGCACCGGCTCAAGGAAAGAAAAAGATGATTTTCTCTGTGCCTGAGCGCCTATCTTCAGAAGAAAATTAGGCATAAAAGAATAAAGTAACTTATTTCAAAAGAAGATAAGGAGTTAGAAATGACAGAAAAAAAAACGACGCCTGAAGTTTTTGAATTCGAAGAGGATTTCGCGGGTTCTTTGCGGTGTATCACAATGTCTGTGCGTCAAAAATTAGATTTTGCACGGACAAAAGTAAGCTTGGAACAGTGGGAAAAACTTTCTGATGCACAACGTGAGGCCATTTTTGAGGCACCTTGCGCAGAAGAGGGGGAAAGCTGCAAAGCTTACGAAACGCTTGTGCGTAAAGCTGTGAAAGATTCTTCTGGTGAAGAGGTTAAAACGCTCAAAGATCCAGCTTTGGAACTTTGGAAAAACACGGCTTCTATTCCAGAATGCGTTACCGCTTTGGCAAAAAAAATGGTAGGTCGGGAAATCACGCTTAAAGAATGGGAAGGGCTCGAACCGTTACAGCGTTTTGCGCTTTTAAAAC
The sequence above is drawn from the Acetobacteraceae bacterium genome and encodes:
- the fdhD gene encoding formate dehydrogenase accessory sulfurtransferase FdhD, whose translation is MTSPKSFSPMDFDSLEKRLEAAGTLFKGVVPPPEGKMLSTERFLAEELPVSLIYNGAFEHGTMMLTPLDLEDFALGISLSERIIKKPEQLQNVAVSCAEKGITLNIQIDTEPFRRLLRGSSRASVAGSACGLCGSKDETLFDASLPQIEFNLKDTGVYSLNVIEKVVESMRDSQILNQKIGMLHAAIWADKKGNILYVREDIGRHNALDKLIGALKYAGIAMEEGFCCLTSRCSYEMTQKAVLAGMHCLVAISAPSAYAVRLARQAGLTLLAPAQGKKKMIFSVPERLSSEEN